Proteins encoded by one window of Hafnia alvei:
- a CDS encoding PAS domain S-box protein codes for MDVSLDVGDEKKPYFIVTLTIFAGLIYLLACFCITLTQHDTNLASLWFPTAATIAFLFHHRKHQWPFILIAAQLATMAANWTFFPISLFSIQLALINQVQAVVCTLLLSRFLNHKSPINGLYTWLRFVICSVILAPLFSATLAATIVSLHGLAPFNQIFGVWFMSESISVMALTPVGLLYYRGFWRKSLNERTLTESIMIIAIAMVSCFYAMQYLPFPFTFAIIPMLWAAIRLPLLQAFTSFLCVIILLAIMMAYHVVDIRSAYPSVNDVLVYTPLLLVLLPVNSVAVLMHAFRLERDHIEESETRFRNVIEFSAIGTALVALDGRWIQVNPALCQMLGYPARTLTDMTFQDITHRDDLESDLSQLSALVEGKISSYSMEKRYLHSSGTSIWTLLSVSLIRDPQGEPLYFVSQIKDISEIKNNERYKQQLLDKLHEEKERLHITLTSIGDAVISTDSLMRVTFMNPVAEKMTGWTQEEALGLPIDNIVHLYDGIDGDSVYPLRTDENSHTRRAEDRLILKNLQGAHFDVQSRVSELTSINGNLMGYVLVFQDVSESRELLRKLSYSALHDPLTGLPNRVSFEQALKRALRQAVEEERTHALIFLDLDRFKAVNDSAGHAAGDALLQKISQLMHSNIRTQDILARLGGDEFAFILIDCEADKAKEIITRVINQINDYIFEWEGKLHRVGASAGMTLINIGNALAVDLMNQADIACYTAKHSGRGKLMSYEPKHKQHINYGKGLLGAEEIDDILTQNRINIQAQGIAPPKTPQSIAFYNLELIPHSTAGINILPELFQESCFQNHRREEVDRWMLREVLENQAQALKSKGISIAIPVATSSLCNPTFTTQMFEMIQASQLPPTRLLIRIPESALNEDYAHAQPALNTLTELGCRLIVEDFGRNLSVTERLQSVKIEYVMITPTLITNVHCNQMDEVLVSIIHGNAWRHGAQTIAGPADIQASLLTLDSIKIDLTFGNMIQEVKPLSSVLQGGYFGIN; via the coding sequence ATGGATGTCAGTTTAGATGTTGGCGATGAAAAAAAGCCCTACTTTATTGTGACCCTCACCATTTTCGCCGGTCTAATTTACCTGCTTGCCTGCTTCTGCATCACACTTACTCAGCACGACACCAATCTGGCTTCTCTGTGGTTCCCCACGGCGGCGACCATTGCCTTTTTATTCCACCATAGAAAGCATCAATGGCCTTTTATACTGATCGCGGCTCAGCTAGCGACCATGGCAGCCAACTGGACATTTTTCCCCATCAGTCTTTTTTCGATTCAGCTCGCTCTGATTAATCAGGTTCAAGCCGTGGTCTGCACCTTGCTGTTGAGCCGCTTCTTGAACCACAAATCGCCGATAAACGGCCTCTACACTTGGCTCCGATTCGTTATTTGCAGCGTGATACTTGCGCCGCTATTTAGCGCAACGTTAGCCGCCACCATTGTTTCGCTGCACGGGCTTGCGCCATTCAACCAGATCTTTGGCGTCTGGTTTATGTCAGAATCAATCAGCGTGATGGCACTCACGCCGGTGGGCCTTCTTTATTATCGTGGTTTTTGGCGTAAGAGCCTGAATGAGCGAACGCTGACAGAAAGCATCATGATCATAGCGATTGCGATGGTTTCCTGCTTTTATGCCATGCAGTACCTGCCCTTCCCCTTCACTTTCGCCATTATTCCCATGCTTTGGGCCGCGATTCGCTTACCGCTGCTACAGGCTTTCACCAGTTTTTTATGTGTGATTATCCTGCTGGCAATCATGATGGCCTATCACGTAGTCGATATACGTTCGGCCTACCCTTCAGTGAATGATGTACTGGTTTATACCCCGCTTCTCCTAGTGCTATTGCCCGTTAACTCGGTTGCTGTACTGATGCACGCATTCCGCTTAGAGCGCGACCACATCGAAGAAAGCGAAACTCGTTTTCGCAACGTTATTGAATTTTCAGCCATCGGTACCGCGTTGGTTGCTCTTGATGGCCGCTGGATCCAGGTAAACCCTGCGCTTTGCCAGATGCTGGGCTATCCTGCTCGCACGCTAACCGACATGACGTTTCAAGACATCACGCACCGTGACGATTTGGAGTCCGATCTCAGCCAGCTAAGCGCTTTAGTTGAAGGCAAAATCAGCAGCTACAGCATGGAAAAACGCTACTTACACAGTTCAGGCACCAGCATTTGGACTCTGCTCAGCGTCTCCTTAATTCGCGACCCGCAAGGCGAACCGCTGTATTTTGTATCGCAAATCAAAGACATCAGCGAAATAAAGAATAACGAAAGATACAAACAACAGCTTTTAGACAAACTGCATGAAGAAAAAGAGCGTCTGCATATCACCTTAACGTCGATCGGCGATGCGGTAATCAGCACCGATAGCTTGATGCGCGTGACGTTTATGAACCCTGTGGCAGAAAAGATGACCGGCTGGACACAAGAGGAAGCGCTCGGTTTGCCTATCGACAATATCGTACATTTATACGACGGCATTGATGGTGACAGCGTCTACCCGCTACGTACCGATGAGAATAGTCATACCAGACGTGCCGAAGATCGTCTGATCCTCAAAAATTTGCAAGGCGCACATTTCGATGTGCAGAGTAGGGTCTCCGAGCTCACATCCATTAACGGAAACTTAATGGGCTATGTGCTGGTGTTCCAAGATGTCAGCGAATCCCGAGAACTGCTACGCAAACTCTCTTATAGCGCATTGCATGACCCTCTTACAGGGCTCCCGAATCGAGTGAGCTTTGAACAGGCGCTTAAACGAGCCCTCCGTCAGGCCGTGGAGGAAGAACGCACCCATGCGCTGATATTCCTCGATCTTGATCGGTTTAAAGCCGTCAACGACAGCGCTGGCCATGCCGCGGGCGATGCCCTATTGCAAAAAATCAGCCAACTCATGCATTCAAATATCCGTACTCAGGATATATTGGCTCGTCTGGGCGGCGATGAATTTGCCTTTATCCTCATCGATTGCGAAGCAGACAAAGCCAAAGAGATCATTACACGCGTCATCAATCAGATAAATGACTACATCTTTGAATGGGAAGGAAAACTTCATCGCGTTGGGGCTAGCGCAGGCATGACGCTTATCAACATAGGCAATGCACTAGCTGTCGATTTGATGAATCAGGCCGATATTGCGTGTTACACCGCGAAGCACAGCGGACGTGGCAAATTGATGAGCTATGAACCCAAACACAAGCAGCACATAAACTATGGCAAAGGGTTGCTTGGCGCAGAAGAAATTGATGATATTTTGACTCAAAACCGCATCAACATTCAGGCCCAGGGGATTGCTCCGCCGAAAACGCCCCAGTCGATTGCTTTTTATAATCTCGAACTTATTCCTCATAGCACCGCGGGCATCAACATTTTACCTGAGCTATTTCAGGAGTCCTGCTTCCAAAACCATCGTAGAGAAGAGGTCGATCGCTGGATGCTGCGTGAAGTGCTTGAGAACCAAGCACAAGCATTAAAAAGCAAAGGAATCAGCATAGCTATCCCTGTTGCCACCAGCAGCCTGTGCAACCCAACATTTACCACACAAATGTTTGAGATGATTCAAGCTTCACAGCTTCCTCCTACTCGATTACTGATTAGAATACCTGAAAGCGCTCTCAACGAAGATTACGCACATGCACAACCAGCTCTCAATACGCTCACTGAGTTGGGCTGTCGCTTGATCGTTGAAGACTTTGGTCGCAATCTCAGCGTGACTGAACGTTTGCAGTCAGTCAAAATCGAATATGTCATGATCACACCAACGCTTATCACCAACGTACATTGCAACCAAATGGATGAAGTTCTGGTTTCGATCATCCACGGAAATGCATGGCGACACGGCGCACAGACTATCGCAGGACCTGCAGATATACAGGCCTCCTTGCTTACCCTCGATAGCATCAAAATCGACTTAACATTTGGCAATATGATTCAAGAAGTTAAACCGCTTTCGTCCGTTCTCCAAGGCGGATATTTCGGCATTAACTAA
- a CDS encoding methylated-DNA--[protein]-cysteine S-methyltransferase, with protein MNYSQFKTPQGQMFILFDDSFVHGVYFDGQKYLPDFRQHQELNNHPVLERARQQLQAYFSGESDGFDFPLAVRGTPFQQAVWQALSEIPCGETCTYMAVALKVGNPKGVRAVAQAIGHNPWSVVIPCHRVIGSSGKLTGYAGGIDRKAWLLKREGADIPL; from the coding sequence ATGAATTACAGCCAGTTTAAAACGCCTCAGGGCCAGATGTTTATCTTGTTTGATGATAGCTTTGTACATGGCGTCTATTTTGACGGGCAAAAATATCTTCCTGATTTTCGTCAGCATCAGGAACTCAATAATCATCCCGTGCTTGAACGTGCTCGTCAGCAGCTACAGGCTTATTTTTCCGGTGAAAGCGATGGCTTTGATTTCCCGCTAGCGGTGCGTGGCACGCCATTCCAACAGGCTGTATGGCAGGCGCTGAGTGAGATTCCGTGCGGCGAAACCTGTACCTATATGGCCGTGGCTCTGAAAGTGGGTAACCCTAAGGGCGTGCGGGCCGTTGCTCAGGCGATCGGTCATAATCCGTGGTCGGTCGTGATCCCGTGCCATCGGGTAATTGGATCTTCGGGGAAATTGACCGGTTATGCGGGCGGCATTGATAGGAAAGCCTGGCTTTTGAAGCGAGAGGGCGCCGATATTCCGCTTTAG
- the alkA gene encoding DNA-3-methyladenine glycosylase 2 — MNGNHEIWYAALKARDPKFDGRIFVGVSSTKIYCRTVCGARTPKAENCHFYPSAAAAERDGYRPCLKCRPELAPGLSIVDLSNRYIQVAVQLIEQGYLTQHSCEALASRLGISDRQLRRVFAEHFGASPIEYAQSYRLLQAKRLLMDSQLPLEEVAFSAGFGSLRRFNELFSARYRMTPSSLRANKAKQEEGLMLSVSYRPPYDWGWMLGFLQTRCVAGVDKVTVEGEYQRTLRVGQDSGWIALHPDESRCRVNVQISSSLTAHAPEVLRRVRQLLDLDADPQAIAEGLGKLAMHNPGLRLPGCMNAFEQSVRAILGQVVSVKMAAKFASAIAERWGDFVETPLEGLNAIFPNANRLAALSAEELKTIGIPLKRAASIVRLAHEVSEGRLILEDVLDIEGSIAAITAIPGIGSWTATYIAMRAWSWPDAFLQGDYLIKQRFPQMTPSKIVKYAERWRPWRAYANLHLWHNDAWTMETC; from the coding sequence ATGAACGGTAATCATGAAATCTGGTATGCCGCATTAAAAGCACGCGATCCCAAATTTGATGGGCGTATTTTTGTTGGCGTTTCATCAACAAAAATATATTGCCGTACGGTATGTGGGGCGCGCACGCCGAAAGCGGAGAACTGTCATTTTTATCCGAGCGCGGCGGCAGCTGAACGTGATGGTTATCGTCCTTGTTTAAAGTGTCGCCCAGAGCTTGCCCCTGGGCTATCTATCGTCGATCTCTCTAATCGCTACATACAGGTTGCGGTTCAGTTGATTGAGCAGGGCTATTTAACGCAGCACAGTTGTGAAGCGTTAGCGTCGCGTCTCGGTATTTCGGATCGCCAGCTACGACGGGTTTTCGCCGAGCATTTTGGTGCTTCCCCGATTGAGTATGCACAGTCTTATCGCTTGCTACAGGCTAAACGGCTTTTAATGGATAGCCAGTTGCCACTAGAAGAAGTCGCATTTAGCGCGGGGTTTGGCAGCCTGCGTCGTTTCAATGAACTATTTAGTGCGAGGTATCGAATGACGCCCAGCTCTTTGCGCGCCAACAAGGCGAAACAAGAAGAAGGTCTCATGCTGTCGGTCAGCTATCGTCCTCCTTATGATTGGGGCTGGATGCTAGGGTTTTTGCAGACACGTTGTGTGGCGGGTGTAGATAAGGTGACGGTGGAAGGAGAGTATCAGCGCACGTTGCGCGTGGGGCAGGATTCGGGATGGATTGCTTTGCATCCTGATGAGTCGCGATGTCGGGTTAACGTACAGATTTCGAGTTCTTTAACGGCCCATGCGCCAGAAGTGCTGCGCCGAGTTCGTCAATTGTTAGATTTAGATGCGGACCCACAGGCTATTGCTGAAGGCTTAGGCAAGCTTGCCATGCACAATCCAGGGTTGCGTTTGCCGGGGTGCATGAATGCGTTTGAACAGTCGGTACGCGCTATTTTAGGGCAGGTAGTGAGTGTAAAAATGGCGGCGAAATTTGCTTCGGCGATTGCTGAGCGGTGGGGGGATTTCGTCGAAACGCCGTTAGAAGGTTTGAATGCCATATTCCCTAATGCTAATCGGTTGGCTGCGCTTTCTGCGGAAGAGCTGAAAACCATCGGCATCCCGCTTAAACGTGCTGCTAGTATTGTGCGTTTGGCGCACGAGGTGAGCGAGGGACGTCTGATCTTAGAAGATGTTCTGGATATTGAAGGGAGTATTGCTGCTATCACAGCTATTCCGGGGATCGGCAGTTGGACCGCCACCTATATTGCGATGCGCGCGTGGAGCTGGCCAGATGCTTTCTTGCAGGGCGATTATCTGATTAAACAGCGTTTCCCGCAGATGACGCCGAGTAAAATTGTGAAATATGCCGAACGATGGCGGCCATGGCGGGCCTATGCCAATTTACATCTTTGGCATAACGACGCTTGGACAATGGAGACATGTTGA
- the yegD gene encoding molecular chaperone, protein MFIGFDYGTANCSVAVMQGDQPELLPLEQDSPYLPSMLCAPTREAVSECLHRHWQVPTGSDENQQLLRRAINFNREEDIPVTADSLQFGLKALSLYVEDPEEVYFVKSPKSFLGANGLKPQQIAMFEDLVCAMMFHIKRQAESTLNQSITQAVIGRPVNFQGTGGEDANAQAQGILDRAAHRAGFQDVTFQFEPVAAGLDFEATLNEEKKVLVVDIGGGTTDCSVLLMGPQWRDRTDRHESLLGHSGCRVGGNDLDIMLAFKQLMPLLGAGGVTEKGTALPALPYWNAVATNDVPAQSDFYSTANGRMLRDLIRDAAEPNKVELLLKVYQQRLSYRLVRSAEESKIALSQQDSISTTLDFIANGLVQHLNVHELAEAITQPLERIQEQVSSALTVSNITPDVIYLTGGSARSPLIRDALARQLPGIPIVGGNDFGSVTAGLARWAQRIYR, encoded by the coding sequence ATGTTTATTGGATTTGATTACGGTACCGCAAACTGCTCCGTCGCAGTCATGCAGGGTGACCAACCTGAATTACTACCGCTTGAGCAGGACTCTCCGTATCTGCCCTCAATGTTGTGTGCGCCCACGCGTGAAGCAGTAAGCGAATGCTTACATCGCCATTGGCAAGTGCCCACTGGCAGCGATGAAAATCAGCAATTGCTGCGCCGTGCAATAAATTTTAATCGGGAAGAGGATATTCCCGTCACCGCAGACAGCCTACAGTTTGGCTTAAAGGCGCTAAGCCTGTATGTAGAAGATCCTGAAGAGGTCTACTTCGTCAAATCACCAAAGTCATTCTTGGGTGCCAACGGCTTAAAACCTCAGCAAATCGCGATGTTTGAGGATTTGGTGTGCGCTATGATGTTCCACATCAAGCGTCAGGCAGAAAGCACGCTGAATCAATCAATTACCCAAGCGGTTATTGGACGCCCGGTCAACTTTCAAGGTACCGGCGGTGAAGACGCGAACGCGCAGGCGCAAGGTATTCTTGACCGTGCCGCACACCGCGCAGGTTTTCAGGATGTGACTTTTCAATTTGAGCCGGTTGCCGCGGGGCTAGATTTTGAAGCAACGCTGAATGAAGAGAAAAAAGTGCTGGTCGTTGATATCGGAGGGGGTACAACCGACTGCTCTGTGCTGCTGATGGGGCCACAGTGGCGCGATCGTACCGATCGTCATGAGAGCCTGCTTGGGCACAGTGGTTGCCGCGTGGGCGGTAACGACTTAGATATCATGCTGGCCTTTAAACAGCTAATGCCGCTGTTGGGCGCGGGCGGCGTCACCGAAAAAGGCACCGCACTACCGGCCTTACCTTACTGGAATGCGGTCGCCACCAACGACGTTCCCGCACAAAGCGATTTTTACAGCACAGCAAATGGCCGCATGTTACGCGATCTGATCCGTGATGCCGCTGAGCCTAACAAGGTTGAACTTCTGCTGAAAGTTTACCAGCAGCGTTTAAGCTACCGCTTAGTACGTAGCGCGGAAGAGAGCAAAATTGCGCTTTCTCAGCAGGATAGCATCAGCACGACGCTGGATTTCATCGCCAACGGTTTGGTACAGCACCTCAACGTTCATGAATTAGCCGAAGCTATCACTCAGCCTCTCGAACGCATTCAGGAACAGGTTAGCAGTGCCTTGACCGTCAGCAACATTACGCCTGATGTCATCTATCTAACCGGAGGAAGTGCTCGCTCACCTCTGATTCGTGATGCGTTGGCGCGTCAGCTACCGGGGATCCCTATCGTCGGCGGCAATGATTTCGGCTCGGTCACAGCCGGCCTAGCACGCTGGGCGCAGCGCATTTATCGCTAA
- a CDS encoding DUF1003 domain-containing protein, whose product MNINDNSLLQKLRESRRLRREKFLNQKKVANVAGASVPTLTLGQRMADGVTSVIGSWRFIIIQSILLACWMVGNAWFGHNAWDPYPFILLNLLLSFQAAYTAPAIMMSQTRQSDMDRKRAENDFEINVKAELEIELLHEKIDLLKEKEIQALTEAIRRLTERLDAAAQQTKNVAPTDDVQ is encoded by the coding sequence ATGAATATTAACGATAACTCATTACTACAAAAGCTGCGTGAATCACGTCGTTTACGTCGAGAGAAGTTCCTGAATCAGAAAAAGGTCGCGAATGTAGCAGGTGCATCGGTGCCTACTCTAACGCTAGGCCAACGTATGGCCGATGGCGTTACCAGCGTGATTGGTTCGTGGCGGTTTATCATTATTCAAAGTATTTTGCTGGCGTGCTGGATGGTTGGTAATGCATGGTTTGGCCATAATGCGTGGGATCCCTACCCATTTATCCTCTTGAATTTGCTGCTTTCATTTCAGGCAGCCTATACGGCACCCGCCATTATGATGAGCCAAACGCGGCAAAGTGATATGGATAGAAAAAGGGCGGAAAATGATTTTGAGATTAACGTGAAAGCTGAGCTAGAAATCGAGTTGTTGCATGAAAAAATCGATTTGTTGAAAGAGAAAGAGATTCAGGCACTCACGGAAGCGATTCGCCGTTTGACTGAGCGCCTTGACGCCGCTGCACAGCAGACAAAAAACGTGGCACCTACAGATGATGTTCAATAG